In a genomic window of Muntiacus reevesi chromosome 1, mMunRee1.1, whole genome shotgun sequence:
- the OTOS gene encoding otospiralin, protein MPASLLPGLALCLLLTPLAGAKPVQEEGDPYAELPAMPYWPFSTSDFWNYVQHFQALGAYPQLEDMARTFFAHFPLGTTLGFHVPYREE, encoded by the exons ATGCCGGCCAGCCTGCTGCCCGGGCTGGCGCTCTGTCTCCTGCTGACGCCTCTGGCAG GGGCCAAGCCGGTGCAGGAGGAGGGAG ACCCCTACGCCGAGCTGCCAGCCATGCCCTACTGGCCTTTCTCCACGTCTGACTTCTGGAACTACGTGCAGCACTTCCAGGCCCTGGGGGCCTACCCCCAGCTGGAGGACATGGCCCGCACCTTCTTCGCCCACTTCCCCCTGGGGACCACCCTGGGCTTCCACGTCCCCTACAGGGAGGAGTGA